In Streptomyces sp. 840.1, one DNA window encodes the following:
- the nuoF gene encoding NADH-quinone oxidoreductase subunit NuoF, producing MTLAAEIDKNGTSPEKLLAPVLSAFWDEPESWTLETYRRHEGYEGLRKALAMSPDDLIAYVKDSGLRGRGGAGFPTGMKWQFIPQGDGKPHYLVVNADESEPGTCKDIPLLFANPHSLIEGIVIACYAIRSSHAFIYLRGEVVPVLRRLHEAVREAREAGYLGKDILGSGLDLELTVHAGAGAYICGEETALLDSLEGRRGQPRLRPPFPAVAGLYACPTVVNNVESIASVPAILNKGKDWFKSMGSEKSPGFTLYSLSGHVAGPGQYEAPLGVTLRQLLDISGGMRPGHRLKFWTPGGSSTPMFTDEHLDVPLDYEGVGAAGSMLGTKALQCFDETTCVVRAVTRWTEFYAHESCGKCTPCREGTYWLVQLLRDIEAGKGQMSDLDKLNDIADNINGKSFCALGDGAASPIFSSLKYFRDEYEQHITGKGCPFDPAKSTVWADDKNAHRGVNA from the coding sequence ATGACGTTGGCCGCCGAAATCGACAAGAACGGGACCAGTCCCGAGAAGCTTCTGGCACCGGTCCTGTCCGCCTTCTGGGACGAGCCAGAGTCCTGGACGCTGGAGACCTACCGCCGCCACGAGGGCTACGAAGGTCTGCGCAAGGCGCTGGCCATGTCCCCGGACGACCTCATCGCGTACGTCAAGGACTCCGGTCTGCGCGGCCGGGGCGGCGCAGGCTTCCCCACCGGGATGAAGTGGCAGTTCATCCCGCAGGGCGACGGCAAACCGCACTACCTGGTGGTCAACGCCGACGAGTCGGAGCCGGGGACCTGCAAGGACATCCCGCTCCTCTTCGCCAACCCGCACAGCCTCATCGAAGGCATCGTGATCGCCTGCTACGCGATCCGCTCCTCGCACGCCTTCATCTACCTGCGCGGCGAAGTCGTCCCCGTACTGCGGCGGCTGCACGAGGCCGTACGCGAGGCGCGGGAGGCGGGCTATCTCGGCAAGGACATCCTGGGCTCCGGACTCGATCTGGAACTCACCGTGCACGCGGGCGCCGGCGCCTACATCTGCGGTGAGGAGACGGCGCTGCTCGACTCGCTCGAAGGACGGCGCGGCCAGCCCCGGCTCCGGCCGCCCTTCCCCGCGGTCGCCGGTCTGTACGCCTGCCCCACTGTGGTGAACAACGTCGAGTCCATCGCCTCGGTTCCCGCGATCCTGAACAAGGGCAAGGACTGGTTCAAGTCGATGGGCAGCGAGAAGTCCCCGGGCTTCACGCTCTACTCGCTCAGCGGCCACGTCGCGGGCCCCGGCCAGTACGAGGCCCCGCTCGGCGTCACGCTGCGCCAGCTCCTCGACATCAGCGGCGGCATGCGCCCCGGCCACCGGCTCAAGTTCTGGACCCCGGGCGGCTCGTCCACCCCGATGTTCACCGACGAGCACCTCGACGTACCCCTCGACTACGAGGGCGTCGGCGCCGCCGGCTCCATGCTCGGCACCAAGGCGCTCCAGTGCTTCGACGAGACGACCTGCGTCGTACGCGCCGTCACCCGCTGGACCGAGTTCTACGCCCACGAGTCCTGCGGCAAGTGCACACCCTGCCGCGAGGGCACCTACTGGCTCGTCCAGTTGCTCCGCGACATCGAGGCGGGCAAGGGCCAGATGTCCGACCTGGACAAGCTGAACGACATCGCCGACAACATCAACGGCAAGTCGTTCTGCGCCCTCGGTGACGGTGCCGCCTCACCGATCTTCTCCTCGCTCAAGTACTTCCGCGATGAGTACGAGCAGCACATCACGGGCAAGGGCTGCCCCTTCGATCCCGCCAAGTCGACCGTCTGGGCCGACGACAAGAACGCTCACCGGGGGGTGAACGCATGA
- the nuoK gene encoding NADH-quinone oxidoreductase subunit NuoK: MNPVNYLYLAALLFTIGASGVLIRRNAIVVFMCVELMLNACNLAFVTFSRMHGNLDGQIIAFFTMVVAAAEVVVGLAIIVSLFRSRHSASVDDASLMKL, encoded by the coding sequence GTGAATCCGGTCAACTACCTCTATCTCGCCGCACTGCTGTTCACCATCGGCGCGTCCGGAGTGCTGATCAGGCGGAACGCGATCGTGGTGTTCATGTGCGTGGAGCTGATGCTCAACGCCTGCAACCTCGCGTTCGTCACCTTCTCCCGCATGCACGGCAATCTCGACGGCCAGATCATCGCCTTCTTCACGATGGTCGTCGCCGCCGCGGAGGTCGTGGTCGGGCTCGCGATCATCGTGTCGCTGTTCCGTTCCCGCCACTCGGCCTCGGTCGACGACGCCAGCCTGATGAAGCTGTAA
- the nuoI gene encoding NADH-quinone oxidoreductase subunit NuoI: MSELPESRGSERPPKATGPTGSSVASGGSGAGGSAQSPQSSDDKFQNPVAGFGVTFKAMFKKRLTEQYPETPKVTAPRFHGRHQLNRHPDGLEKCIGCELCAWACPADAIYVEGADNTDEERYSPGERYGRVYQINYARCILCGLCIEACPTRALTMTNEFELANTTRESLIYTKDELLAGLEEGMVDSPHAIFPGTDEQDYYRGLVTEVAPGTERQVAVSKGEKPAEDAHESNGSEVDA; the protein is encoded by the coding sequence ATGTCTGAACTGCCTGAGTCGCGGGGGTCCGAGAGGCCCCCGAAGGCCACCGGGCCGACGGGGTCGAGTGTGGCTTCCGGGGGTTCGGGGGCCGGCGGGTCCGCCCAGTCCCCGCAGTCCTCGGACGACAAGTTCCAGAATCCGGTGGCCGGCTTCGGCGTGACCTTCAAGGCCATGTTCAAGAAGCGGCTGACCGAGCAGTACCCGGAGACGCCGAAGGTGACGGCGCCGCGCTTCCACGGCCGGCACCAGCTCAACCGCCACCCGGACGGCCTGGAGAAGTGCATCGGCTGCGAGCTGTGCGCCTGGGCCTGCCCGGCGGACGCGATCTACGTCGAGGGCGCGGACAACACCGACGAGGAGCGCTACTCCCCGGGGGAGCGCTACGGCCGCGTCTACCAGATCAACTACGCGCGCTGCATCCTGTGCGGACTGTGCATCGAGGCCTGCCCGACCCGGGCGCTGACGATGACCAACGAGTTCGAACTGGCCAACACCACCCGCGAGAGCCTCATCTACACCAAGGACGAGCTGCTCGCGGGCCTGGAGGAAGGCATGGTCGACAGTCCGCACGCGATCTTCCCCGGCACGGACGAACAGGACTACTACCGGGGCCTGGTGACCGAGGTCGCCCCCGGTACGGAACGTCAGGTCGCCGTCTCCAAGGGCGAGAAGCCGGCCGAGGACGCGCACGAGAGCAACGGCTCGGAGGTGGACGCATGA
- the nuoH gene encoding NADH-quinone oxidoreductase subunit NuoH, with translation MTALAQLAAAPHGAVLAAEDLSMFGTDPWWLVVVKAVFCFAFLMVTVLFSIVWERKVVAWMQLRIGPNRHGPWGMLQSLADGIKLMLKEDLVVKRADKVVYILAPIVAAVPAFMAIAVIPFGPSGNEVSIFGHRTAMQLTDLPIAMLYILAVASVGIYGIVLAGWSSGSTYPLLGGLRSCAQMISYEIAMGAAFASVFLYSGSMSTSKIVEAQQDRWFILLLPVSFIIYIITMVGETNRAPFDMPESEGDLVGGFNTEYSSIKFAMFMLAEYVNMVTVSAVSITLFLGGWRAPWPISTFWEGANHGWWPMLWFVIKVQLLLFFFIWLRGTLPRVRYDQLMKLGWKVLIPVSVVWLMLVATVRALRNEGYDYSKILLYVAGAVIAILLISFVVDMFRDRKGRAAEAEAEPEPAFDPMAGGFPVPPLPGQTLPPVPRRVPRRERELVVSGGVDTQSDGNPSDGKEADHV, from the coding sequence GTGACTGCCCTCGCTCAACTGGCCGCGGCCCCGCACGGTGCGGTGCTCGCCGCCGAGGACCTGTCGATGTTCGGCACCGACCCCTGGTGGCTCGTCGTCGTCAAGGCGGTCTTCTGCTTCGCGTTCCTGATGGTGACCGTGCTCTTCTCCATCGTGTGGGAGCGCAAGGTCGTCGCCTGGATGCAGCTGCGCATCGGTCCCAACCGGCACGGCCCCTGGGGCATGCTCCAGTCGCTGGCCGACGGCATCAAGCTGATGCTGAAGGAGGACCTGGTCGTCAAGCGTGCGGACAAGGTCGTCTACATCCTCGCCCCGATCGTCGCCGCCGTACCGGCGTTCATGGCGATCGCGGTGATCCCGTTCGGCCCGTCCGGCAACGAGGTCTCGATCTTCGGGCACCGTACGGCGATGCAGCTCACCGACCTGCCGATCGCGATGCTCTACATCCTCGCGGTCGCCTCGGTCGGCATCTACGGCATCGTCCTCGCGGGCTGGTCATCCGGATCGACGTACCCGCTGCTCGGCGGCCTGCGCTCCTGCGCGCAGATGATCAGCTACGAGATTGCGATGGGCGCCGCGTTCGCCTCGGTGTTCCTCTACTCCGGGTCGATGTCGACCTCGAAGATCGTGGAGGCGCAGCAGGACCGCTGGTTCATCCTGCTGCTGCCGGTCTCGTTCATCATCTACATCATCACGATGGTCGGTGAGACCAACCGCGCCCCGTTCGACATGCCCGAGTCCGAGGGTGACCTGGTCGGCGGCTTCAACACCGAGTACTCGTCTATCAAGTTCGCGATGTTCATGCTCGCCGAGTACGTCAACATGGTCACCGTCTCCGCGGTCTCCATCACCCTGTTCCTGGGCGGCTGGCGGGCCCCGTGGCCGATCAGCACCTTCTGGGAGGGCGCGAACCACGGCTGGTGGCCGATGCTCTGGTTCGTCATCAAGGTCCAGCTGCTGCTGTTCTTCTTCATCTGGCTGCGCGGCACGCTGCCCCGGGTCCGCTACGACCAGCTGATGAAGCTGGGCTGGAAGGTCCTGATCCCGGTCTCCGTGGTCTGGCTGATGCTGGTCGCCACGGTGCGGGCGCTGCGCAACGAGGGCTACGACTACTCGAAGATCCTGCTCTACGTGGCCGGGGCCGTGATCGCGATCCTGCTGATCTCCTTCGTCGTCGACATGTTCCGCGACAGGAAGGGCCGGGCCGCCGAGGCGGAGGCCGAGCCGGAGCCCGCGTTCGACCCGATGGCGGGCGGATTCCCGGTGCCACCCCTGCCCGGACAGACCCTGCCGCCCGTGCCGAGGCGGGTGCCGCGCCGTGAGCGCGAGCTCGTTGTCAGTGGCGGCGTGGATACTCAGAGTGACGGAAATCCGAGTGACGGAAAGGAGGCCGACCATGTCTGA
- a CDS encoding NADH-quinone oxidoreductase subunit G: MTVTTSAPSGGGEAALPPEDLVTLTIDGIEISVPKGTLVIRAAELLGIEIPRFCDHPLLDPAGACRQCIVEVEGQRKPMASCTITCTDGMVVKSQITSPVAEKAQRGVMELLLINHPLDCPVCDKGGECPLQNQAMSHGDATSRFDGQKRTFAKPVPISTQVLLDRERCVLCARCTRFSNQVAGDPMIELIERGALQQVGTGEGDPFESYFSGNTIQICPVGALTSAAYRFRSRPFDLVSTPSVCEHCAGGCATRTDHRRGKVMRRLASNDPEVNEEWLCDKGRFGFRYAQQRDRLTTPLVRGESGELEPASWPEALEAAATGLAAARGRAGVLTGGRLTVEDAYAYSKFARIALDTNDIDFRARVHSSEEGDFLAARVAGRGRDLDGAGATYTSLEKAPAVLLVGFESEEEAPGVFLRLRKANRKSGQRTFAVASHATRGLTKAGGTLLPAAPGTETEWLDAIAGGVGLDGDGAAAAEALRGAGALIVVGERLAGVPGGPTAAVRAAAATGAGLVWIPRRAGERGAVEAGALPSLLPGGRPSTDPRARDEVAALWGVAELPSRFGRDTGQIIEAAASGELGALLVAGVETADLPDPALALEALDRVGFLVSLELRPSEVTDRADVVFPVAAVAEKSGTFLNWEGRARMFEAALKPEQMTRTLAPGDARVLHMLADAMDVHFALPDLKSVRRELDRLGGWRGTHADDPREASQPLPRPGDGEAVLAGHRMLLDLGRLQEGDTALAGTRHAAVARLSAVTAAETGVKDGDLLAVSGPAGSVELPLQVTDMPDRVVWVPLNSTGRGVPATTGAQPGGLVRIGPAAPGTPDVTPEVRA, encoded by the coding sequence ATGACAGTCACCACGAGTGCGCCCTCCGGGGGCGGCGAGGCGGCTCTCCCGCCCGAGGACCTCGTCACGCTGACCATCGACGGCATCGAGATCAGCGTGCCCAAGGGCACCCTGGTCATCCGGGCCGCCGAACTCCTCGGCATCGAGATCCCGCGCTTCTGCGACCACCCGCTCCTCGACCCCGCAGGCGCCTGCCGCCAGTGCATCGTCGAGGTCGAGGGCCAGCGCAAGCCGATGGCGTCCTGCACCATCACCTGCACCGACGGCATGGTCGTCAAGTCGCAGATCACCTCGCCCGTCGCGGAAAAGGCGCAGCGCGGTGTGATGGAGCTGCTGCTCATCAACCACCCGCTGGACTGCCCGGTCTGCGACAAGGGCGGCGAGTGCCCCCTGCAGAACCAGGCGATGTCGCACGGCGACGCGACCTCCCGCTTCGACGGGCAGAAGCGCACCTTCGCGAAGCCCGTCCCGATCTCCACCCAGGTGCTCCTGGACCGTGAGCGGTGCGTGCTCTGCGCGCGCTGCACCCGGTTCTCCAACCAGGTGGCGGGCGACCCGATGATCGAGCTGATCGAGCGCGGCGCGCTCCAGCAGGTCGGCACCGGCGAGGGCGACCCGTTCGAGTCGTACTTCTCCGGCAACACCATCCAGATCTGCCCGGTCGGCGCGCTGACCTCGGCGGCCTACCGGTTCCGTTCCCGCCCCTTCGACCTGGTGTCCACGCCCTCCGTGTGCGAGCACTGCGCCGGCGGCTGCGCCACCCGCACCGACCACCGGCGCGGCAAGGTCATGCGGCGGCTCGCCTCCAACGACCCCGAGGTCAACGAGGAGTGGCTCTGCGACAAGGGCCGCTTCGGCTTCCGCTACGCCCAGCAGCGCGACCGGCTCACCACCCCGCTGGTGCGCGGCGAGTCCGGCGAGCTGGAGCCGGCGAGCTGGCCCGAGGCGCTGGAGGCCGCGGCCACCGGGCTCGCCGCCGCACGCGGCAGGGCCGGGGTCCTCACCGGCGGCCGGCTGACCGTCGAGGACGCCTACGCGTACAGCAAGTTCGCCCGGATCGCCCTGGACACCAACGACATCGACTTCCGGGCCCGGGTGCACAGCAGCGAGGAGGGCGACTTCCTGGCCGCCCGCGTCGCCGGGCGCGGCCGCGACCTGGACGGCGCCGGGGCCACGTACACCTCGCTGGAGAAGGCACCGGCCGTACTGCTGGTCGGCTTCGAGTCCGAGGAGGAGGCGCCCGGCGTCTTCCTGCGGCTGCGCAAGGCCAACCGCAAGAGCGGCCAGCGGACCTTCGCCGTCGCCTCGCACGCCACCCGAGGGCTCACCAAGGCGGGCGGCACCCTGCTGCCGGCCGCCCCCGGAACCGAGACGGAGTGGCTGGACGCGATCGCGGGCGGCGTCGGCCTGGACGGCGACGGAGCCGCCGCTGCCGAGGCGCTGCGCGGTGCCGGCGCCCTGATCGTGGTGGGGGAGCGGCTGGCCGGTGTGCCGGGCGGCCCGACCGCCGCGGTACGGGCCGCCGCCGCCACCGGTGCCGGCCTGGTGTGGATTCCCCGGCGGGCCGGCGAGCGCGGCGCGGTGGAGGCGGGCGCACTCCCGTCGCTGCTGCCCGGCGGCCGCCCGTCCACCGACCCGAGGGCCCGGGACGAGGTGGCGGCCCTGTGGGGCGTCGCCGAACTCCCGTCCCGCTTCGGCCGCGACACCGGCCAGATCATCGAGGCCGCGGCCTCCGGTGAACTGGGCGCCCTGCTCGTCGCCGGGGTCGAGACCGCGGACCTGCCCGACCCCGCGCTGGCCCTGGAGGCCCTGGACCGGGTCGGCTTCCTGGTCTCCCTCGAACTGCGCCCCAGCGAGGTCACCGACCGCGCCGACGTGGTGTTCCCGGTGGCCGCGGTCGCCGAGAAGTCCGGCACCTTCCTCAACTGGGAGGGCAGGGCCCGGATGTTCGAGGCCGCGCTGAAGCCCGAGCAGATGACCCGGACCCTCGCGCCGGGCGACGCCCGGGTGCTGCACATGCTGGCCGACGCGATGGACGTCCACTTCGCGCTGCCGGACCTGAAGTCGGTCCGCCGCGAGCTGGACCGCCTCGGCGGGTGGCGGGGCACGCACGCGGACGACCCGCGTGAGGCGTCCCAGCCGCTGCCCAGGCCCGGCGACGGCGAGGCGGTCCTCGCGGGCCACCGGATGCTGCTCGACCTGGGCCGGCTCCAGGAGGGCGACACGGCGCTGGCCGGGACCCGGCACGCCGCGGTCGCCCGGCTCTCCGCCGTCACCGCGGCCGAGACCGGAGTCAAGGACGGCGACCTGCTGGCCGTCAGCGGTCCGGCCGGGAGCGTGGAACTCCCGCTCCAGGTCACCGACATGCCGGACCGGGTGGTCTGGGTGCCGCTGAACTCCACCGGACGGGGCGTGCCGGCCACCACCGGCGCCCAGCCCGGCGGTCTGGTGCGGATCGGTCCCGCCGCACCGGGTACTCCCGACGTCACACCGGAGGTGCGAGCGTGA
- the nuoE gene encoding NADH-quinone oxidoreductase subunit NuoE, whose protein sequence is MPQLPAPAYPAEVRARLEADAKEVIARYPGSRSALLPLLHLVQSEEGFVSRTGMAFCAELLGLTTAEVTAVATFYTMYRRRPSGDYQVGVCTNTLCAVMGGDAIFDTLKEHLGVGNDETTEDGKVTLEHIECNAACDFAPVVMVNWEFFDNQTPESATRLVDDLIAGRTVEPTRGAPLCSYKDTARILAGFPDERPGAVEATGGAGPASLIGLKLAKGEAGPQPRVVGQRGEAPRDEPQKGAEHLSSHDAPQQTSASDPDHPAGPAAEEGE, encoded by the coding sequence ATGCCGCAGCTCCCCGCCCCCGCCTACCCGGCCGAGGTGCGCGCCAGGCTCGAAGCGGACGCGAAGGAGGTGATCGCGCGCTACCCCGGCAGCCGCTCCGCGCTGCTGCCGCTGCTGCACCTGGTGCAGTCGGAGGAGGGGTTCGTCTCCCGCACGGGCATGGCGTTCTGCGCCGAACTGCTCGGCCTCACCACCGCCGAGGTCACCGCGGTCGCCACCTTCTACACGATGTACCGGCGCAGGCCGAGCGGTGACTACCAGGTCGGCGTCTGCACCAACACGCTCTGCGCGGTGATGGGCGGCGACGCCATCTTCGACACGCTCAAGGAGCACCTCGGCGTCGGCAACGACGAGACGACCGAGGACGGCAAGGTCACCCTCGAACACATCGAGTGCAACGCGGCCTGCGACTTCGCGCCCGTCGTGATGGTGAACTGGGAGTTCTTCGACAACCAGACGCCCGAGAGCGCGACCCGGCTCGTCGACGACCTGATCGCCGGCCGCACCGTCGAGCCGACCCGCGGTGCCCCGCTGTGCTCGTACAAGGACACCGCCCGGATACTGGCCGGCTTCCCCGACGAGCGCCCCGGCGCGGTCGAGGCGACCGGCGGCGCCGGACCCGCCTCGCTGATCGGCCTGAAGCTGGCCAAGGGCGAGGCCGGGCCGCAGCCCCGCGTGGTGGGCCAGCGCGGCGAAGCCCCGCGCGACGAACCGCAGAAGGGTGCCGAACACCTCAGCTCCCATGACGCGCCACAGCAGACCTCGGCATCCGACCCGGACCACCCGGCCGGTCCCGCCGCCGAGGAGGGGGAGTGA
- a CDS encoding NADH-quinone oxidoreductase subunit J: MTGLAAAASQTSTGEAFQFWVLGTVAVIGALSTVLMRRAVHSALSLAGTMIILAVFYLANGAYFLGIVQVVVYTGAIMMLFLFVVMLVGVTAADSLKETLKGQRWLAIGCGLGFGVLLIAGIGNASLNSFNGLGAANTEHGGNVEGLASLIFTKYVFAFEITGALLITATVGAMVLTHRERTERAKTQREMSEERVRSSHLPPLPAPGVYARHNAVDIAGLLPDGTPSELTVMQTLRKRGQMRDVSNESLAELKALEQRSGERLGRDTADEEEVAK, translated from the coding sequence ATGACCGGCCTGGCCGCTGCGGCCTCCCAGACCTCCACCGGCGAGGCCTTCCAGTTCTGGGTGCTCGGCACCGTCGCCGTGATCGGCGCGCTGTCCACCGTCCTGATGAGGAGGGCCGTGCACAGTGCGCTGAGCCTCGCCGGGACCATGATCATCCTGGCGGTCTTCTACCTCGCCAACGGGGCGTACTTCCTGGGCATCGTCCAGGTCGTCGTCTACACCGGCGCGATCATGATGCTGTTCCTCTTCGTGGTCATGCTCGTCGGTGTCACGGCGGCGGACTCCCTGAAGGAGACCCTCAAGGGCCAGCGCTGGCTGGCCATCGGCTGCGGTCTCGGCTTCGGTGTCCTCCTGATCGCCGGCATCGGCAACGCCTCGCTGAACAGCTTCAACGGGCTCGGCGCCGCCAACACTGAGCACGGCGGAAACGTCGAGGGGCTCGCCAGCCTCATCTTCACCAAGTACGTCTTCGCCTTCGAGATCACCGGCGCCCTGCTGATCACCGCGACCGTCGGCGCGATGGTGCTCACGCACCGCGAGCGCACCGAACGGGCGAAGACCCAGCGGGAGATGTCCGAGGAGCGCGTCCGCAGCAGCCACCTGCCGCCGCTGCCCGCCCCCGGTGTCTACGCCCGGCACAACGCCGTGGACATCGCCGGTCTGCTCCCCGACGGCACCCCGTCCGAACTCACCGTGATGCAGACGCTGCGCAAACGCGGCCAGATGCGCGATGTGTCCAACGAGTCGCTGGCCGAGCTCAAGGCGCTGGAGCAGCGCTCCGGCGAACGGCTCGGCCGGGACACCGCCGACGAAGAGGAGGTCGCCAAGTGA
- the nuoL gene encoding NADH-quinone oxidoreductase subunit L, whose protein sequence is MENLIALLVAAPLLGAAVLLCGGRRLDRVGHYLGTLLAGASFVIGVVLFLDMLGKGAEDRALHQKLFSWIPVEGFQADVAFQLDQLSMTFVLLITGVGTLIHIYSIGYMAHDERRRRFFGYLNLFLAAMLILVIADNYLLLYVGWEGVGLASYLLIGFWQHKPSAATAAKKAFLVNRVGDMGLSIAIMLMFTTFGTFAFGPVLEATGGASEGKLTAIGLMLLLAACGKSAQVPLQSWLGDAMEGPTPVSALIHAATMVTAGVYLIVRSGAIFNAAPDAQTVVVVVGAVTLIFGAIVGCAKDDIKKALAGSTMSQIGYMILAAGLGPIGYVFAIMHLVTHGFFKAGLFLGAGSVMHGMNDEVDMRKFGGLRKYMPVTFVTFGLGYLAIIGFPGLSGFFSKDKIIEAAFAKGGAEGWILGAVTLVGAGITAFYMTRVMLLTFFGEKRWVPDAEGHEPHPHESPKSMTIPMIVLAFGSVFAGGFFSIGDRFLHWLEPVTGHDHGDAPVSATTVTAATMVVLVIGVGIAWLMYGRKPVPAVAPRGSLLTRAARRDLLQDDFNHVVLVRGGEHLTRSLVYMDHTLVDGVVNGTAASMGGLSGRLRKLQNGYARSYAVSMFGGTAVLIAATLLMRAV, encoded by the coding sequence GTGGAGAACCTGATTGCGCTGCTTGTCGCGGCGCCCCTGCTCGGAGCGGCGGTACTGCTCTGCGGCGGCCGACGTCTTGACCGTGTGGGCCACTATCTCGGCACCCTGCTCGCCGGCGCCTCCTTCGTCATCGGCGTCGTGCTCTTCCTCGACATGCTGGGGAAGGGCGCGGAGGACCGGGCGCTGCACCAGAAGCTGTTCAGCTGGATCCCGGTCGAGGGCTTCCAGGCCGATGTGGCCTTCCAGCTCGACCAGCTGTCGATGACGTTCGTCCTGCTGATCACCGGTGTGGGCACGCTGATCCACATCTACTCGATCGGCTACATGGCGCACGACGAGCGCCGGCGCCGCTTCTTCGGCTATCTGAACCTCTTCCTCGCGGCGATGCTGATCCTGGTCATCGCCGACAACTACCTGCTGCTGTACGTCGGGTGGGAGGGCGTCGGTCTGGCGTCGTACCTGCTCATCGGCTTCTGGCAGCACAAGCCCAGTGCGGCCACCGCCGCGAAGAAGGCCTTCCTGGTCAACCGCGTCGGTGACATGGGCCTGTCGATCGCGATCATGCTGATGTTCACCACCTTCGGCACCTTCGCCTTCGGCCCCGTCCTGGAGGCGACCGGCGGGGCGAGCGAGGGCAAGCTGACGGCGATCGGCCTGATGCTGCTGCTCGCCGCCTGCGGCAAGTCCGCCCAGGTGCCGCTGCAGTCCTGGCTCGGTGACGCGATGGAGGGCCCGACCCCGGTCTCGGCCCTGATCCACGCCGCCACCATGGTGACCGCGGGCGTCTACCTCATCGTCCGCTCCGGCGCGATCTTCAACGCCGCCCCGGACGCCCAGACGGTCGTCGTGGTGGTCGGCGCGGTCACGCTGATCTTCGGTGCGATCGTCGGTTGCGCGAAGGACGACATCAAGAAGGCCCTCGCAGGCTCGACGATGTCGCAGATCGGCTACATGATCCTGGCCGCCGGGCTCGGCCCGATCGGCTACGTCTTCGCGATCATGCACCTGGTGACGCACGGCTTCTTCAAGGCCGGGCTCTTCCTCGGCGCCGGTTCGGTCATGCACGGCATGAACGACGAGGTCGACATGAGGAAGTTCGGCGGCCTGCGGAAGTACATGCCGGTCACCTTCGTCACCTTCGGCCTCGGCTACCTCGCGATCATCGGCTTCCCCGGACTGTCCGGCTTCTTCTCCAAGGACAAGATCATCGAGGCGGCCTTCGCCAAGGGCGGCGCCGAGGGCTGGATCCTGGGAGCCGTGACCCTGGTCGGCGCCGGGATCACCGCGTTCTACATGACGCGCGTGATGCTGCTGACGTTCTTCGGCGAGAAGCGCTGGGTCCCCGACGCGGAGGGCCACGAGCCGCACCCGCACGAGTCCCCGAAGTCCATGACGATCCCCATGATCGTGCTGGCCTTCGGTTCGGTCTTCGCCGGTGGCTTCTTCTCCATCGGTGACCGCTTCCTGCACTGGCTGGAGCCCGTCACCGGCCACGACCACGGCGACGCCCCGGTCAGCGCGACCACCGTGACCGCCGCCACCATGGTGGTGCTGGTCATCGGGGTCGGCATCGCCTGGCTGATGTACGGGCGCAAGCCCGTGCCGGCGGTCGCCCCGCGCGGCTCGCTGCTCACCCGGGCCGCCCGCCGCGATCTGCTCCAGGACGACTTCAACCACGTGGTCCTGGTCCGCGGCGGCGAGCACCTCACCCGCTCCCTGGTCTACATGGACCACACCCTGGTCGACGGGGTCGTCAACGGCACGGCCGCCTCCATGGGCGGGCTCTCCGGCCGGCTGCGAAAACTGCAGAACGGCTACGCCCGCTCCTACGCGGTCTCGATGTTCGGCGGTACGGCGGTTCTCATCGCCGCGACCCTGCTGATGAGGGCGGTCTGA